A single region of the Thermoleophilum album genome encodes:
- the der gene encoding ribosome biogenesis GTPase Der, giving the protein MIVAIDGPAGAGKSTVARALAERLGFRYLDTGAMYRAAALAASQQPDRAPADVARAARIEFAPDGRVLLDGVDVTAAIRTADVAEAASRIAADPAVREALVAKQRELLADGDWVAEGRDIGTVVAPNAEIKVFLDADARERARRRAADTGRDPEEVLREQEVRDRRDSERQHSPLRPAGDAVTIDTTALSLDDVVARIAALVARKSEAAAGGGGRSRDGRPRVAVVGFPNVGKSTLVNRLAGVREAVVDSAPGVTRDRKEVTAEWGGHELVLVDTGGVDEADDGVIQRQVRAQVERALAEADVVLLVCDARAGLRPGDAQLARLVARAGKPALVVANKIDDVRQVGLAQEFWRLGLGEPLAVSAIHGLGSGDLLDRIVALLPPPAAAPDVPPPETAAAAPPPAGAATAAPQRAPAFAPDRLPQLALIGRPNVGKSSLLNRLFGDERVVVTPIAGTTRDAIDTEVEFAGRRFVLVDTAGIRRRGRIDQPAEWYARLRSERAAERADVAIVVCDASEGVTSDDLRIAELAMRAHCATVIALNKWDATRCDIEEAKARVAARLRQRPPVIAVSAHTGRGLKRLVATALELAARVHERLPTPVLNRFLAEVVAARQSPAVRGKRLRTYYFTQYDTAPPRFALQVSDRSLVARDWVLFLENRLRERFALEGVPLVIDLRERSGRRPASARGRRRVS; this is encoded by the coding sequence ATGATCGTCGCGATCGACGGCCCCGCTGGCGCGGGCAAGAGCACCGTTGCGCGGGCGCTCGCCGAGCGCCTCGGTTTCCGCTACCTCGACACCGGTGCGATGTACCGCGCGGCGGCGCTCGCCGCGAGCCAGCAGCCCGACCGCGCCCCCGCCGACGTTGCACGCGCGGCGCGGATCGAGTTCGCCCCCGACGGCCGCGTTCTCCTCGACGGCGTCGACGTCACCGCCGCGATCCGCACTGCCGACGTCGCCGAGGCGGCGTCGCGGATCGCCGCCGACCCGGCGGTGCGCGAGGCGCTCGTCGCCAAGCAGCGTGAGCTTCTTGCCGATGGAGACTGGGTAGCCGAGGGGCGCGATATCGGCACGGTCGTAGCGCCGAACGCCGAGATCAAGGTTTTTCTCGACGCCGACGCGCGCGAGCGCGCGCGCCGCCGTGCCGCCGACACTGGCCGCGACCCCGAGGAGGTTCTGCGCGAGCAGGAGGTGCGCGACCGCCGCGACAGCGAGCGCCAGCACTCGCCGCTGCGCCCGGCCGGCGACGCGGTCACGATCGACACCACAGCGCTGTCGCTCGACGACGTCGTCGCGCGGATCGCCGCTCTCGTTGCGCGCAAGAGCGAAGCTGCTGCTGGGGGTGGGGGGCGCAGTCGCGACGGTCGCCCGCGCGTCGCGGTCGTCGGCTTCCCGAACGTCGGCAAGTCGACGCTCGTGAACCGCCTGGCGGGCGTGCGCGAGGCGGTCGTCGACTCGGCGCCGGGCGTGACGCGCGATCGCAAAGAGGTCACGGCCGAGTGGGGAGGGCACGAGCTTGTGCTGGTCGACACAGGCGGTGTCGACGAGGCCGACGACGGCGTGATCCAACGCCAGGTACGCGCGCAAGTGGAGCGTGCCCTCGCCGAAGCCGATGTCGTGCTGCTCGTGTGCGACGCGCGCGCCGGGCTGCGTCCCGGCGACGCCCAGCTTGCGCGACTGGTGGCGCGCGCCGGCAAGCCGGCGCTCGTCGTCGCCAACAAAATCGACGATGTCCGCCAGGTCGGTCTCGCCCAGGAGTTTTGGCGGCTCGGGCTCGGCGAGCCGCTCGCGGTGTCGGCGATCCACGGGCTCGGCAGCGGCGATCTGCTCGACCGCATCGTCGCGCTGCTGCCGCCCCCGGCAGCCGCCCCTGATGTCCCGCCACCGGAAACAGCCGCCGCCGCGCCGCCCCCAGCCGGCGCTGCCACGGCGGCCCCACAGCGCGCACCCGCCTTTGCGCCCGACCGTCTGCCGCAGCTCGCACTGATCGGCCGCCCGAACGTCGGTAAGTCGTCGCTGCTCAACCGCCTGTTCGGCGACGAGCGGGTGGTCGTGACCCCGATCGCGGGCACCACACGCGACGCGATCGACACCGAGGTGGAGTTCGCCGGGCGGCGTTTCGTGCTCGTCGACACCGCGGGCATCCGCAGGCGCGGGCGTATCGACCAGCCCGCCGAGTGGTACGCCCGCCTGCGCTCGGAGCGCGCGGCCGAACGCGCCGACGTGGCGATCGTCGTCTGCGACGCCAGCGAGGGCGTCACGAGCGACGATCTGCGCATCGCCGAGCTGGCGATGCGCGCCCACTGCGCGACGGTGATCGCCCTCAACAAGTGGGACGCGACGCGCTGCGATATCGAGGAGGCGAAGGCACGCGTGGCCGCGCGCCTGCGCCAGCGCCCGCCGGTGATCGCCGTCTCGGCCCACACCGGGCGCGGGCTGAAGCGCCTGGTCGCCACCGCGCTCGAGCTCGCGGCACGCGTTCACGAGCGCTTGCCGACGCCGGTTCTGAACCGGTTCCTCGCCGAGGTCGTCGCGGCGCGCCAGTCGCCAGCGGTGCGGGGCAAGCGCCTGCGTACCTACTACTTCACCCAGTACGACACCGCACCGCCGCGCTTCGCCCTGCAGGTCTCCGACCGGTCGCTGGTGGCCCGCGACTGGGTCCTTTTCCTCGAAAACCGCTTGCGCGAGCGGTTCGCTCTCGAAGGCGTGCCGCTGGTTATCGACCTGCGCGAGCGCTCCGGGCGGCGACCCGCTTCCGCGCGTGGCCGCAGGCGGGTATCTTGA
- a CDS encoding VOC family protein, with the protein MRGSASPRIGHVHLKVSDLERAVAFYRDVLGFRVRQRFGSEAAFLASDDYHHHIGLNTWESRGGSPPPAGSTGLYHFAILYPTRSALARAVERVLALGVPLVGAADHGVSEAVYLEDPDRNGIELYWDRPRELWPRARDGDGVAMYTRPLDLASLLAEAHPRGQSDSRAER; encoded by the coding sequence GTGCGCGGCTCCGCCTCGCCACGGATAGGTCATGTCCACCTCAAGGTGTCCGATCTTGAGCGAGCGGTCGCCTTCTACCGCGACGTGCTGGGCTTCCGGGTGCGCCAGCGTTTCGGCTCCGAGGCTGCTTTCCTCGCCTCCGACGACTACCACCACCACATCGGCCTGAACACTTGGGAGAGCCGCGGTGGGAGCCCCCCGCCGGCGGGGAGCACGGGCCTCTACCACTTCGCGATCCTCTATCCGACACGCTCCGCCTTGGCCCGGGCGGTGGAGCGCGTGCTCGCGCTCGGCGTACCGCTGGTCGGTGCCGCCGACCACGGTGTCAGCGAGGCGGTGTATCTCGAGGATCCCGATCGCAACGGCATCGAGCTGTATTGGGACCGTCCACGCGAGCTCTGGCCGCGTGCTCGCGACGGTGACGGGGTGGCGATGTACACGCGTCCCCTCGATCTGGCGTCGCTGCTCGCGGAGGCGCACCCTCGCGGCCAGAGCGACAGCAGAGCCGAGCGGTAG
- the aroF gene encoding 3-deoxy-7-phosphoheptulonate synthase, with amino-acid sequence MMIVMKEGATDDQIAEVVERIESVGARAHISRGEFVTVIGAIGSHDDEVAGLGLEDHPAVDRVMPIMRPYKLASAQFRHGERTVIDVDGRRIGGDHFAVIAGPCTVESREVMLEAARAMRDAGAQLLRGGAYKPRTSPYSFQGLGEAGLELLREAKEETGLPIVTEVMDVRDVERVVAVADVVQLGARNMQNYTLLTEVGRAGKPVLLKRGLAATLDELLMAAEYVLKEGNPNVILCERGIRTFESSYRFTLDLMAVPVLKELTHLPVIVDPSHAAGRRSLVEPLSLAAAAAGADGLIVEVHPCPDEAVCDGPQQLRTEGFADYLRRVEQAAELAGKTIQAGV; translated from the coding sequence ATGATGATCGTGATGAAAGAGGGAGCGACCGACGACCAAATCGCCGAGGTCGTCGAGCGCATCGAGTCGGTCGGGGCGCGCGCACACATCTCGCGGGGCGAGTTCGTGACCGTGATCGGGGCGATCGGCAGCCACGACGACGAGGTGGCCGGTCTCGGGCTCGAGGACCATCCCGCTGTCGACCGCGTGATGCCGATCATGCGCCCCTACAAGCTCGCGTCGGCGCAGTTCCGCCACGGCGAGCGAACGGTGATCGACGTCGACGGGCGCCGCATCGGTGGCGACCACTTCGCGGTCATCGCCGGTCCTTGCACGGTCGAGTCGCGCGAGGTGATGCTCGAAGCGGCACGGGCGATGCGTGACGCCGGCGCGCAACTCTTGCGCGGCGGCGCCTATAAGCCGCGCACGTCGCCGTACTCGTTCCAAGGTCTCGGCGAGGCAGGGCTCGAGCTCCTGCGCGAGGCGAAGGAAGAGACCGGTCTGCCGATCGTCACCGAGGTAATGGACGTGCGCGACGTCGAGCGCGTCGTTGCGGTCGCCGACGTCGTCCAGCTCGGTGCGCGCAACATGCAGAACTACACGCTGCTCACCGAGGTCGGGCGCGCCGGCAAGCCAGTGCTGCTCAAGCGCGGCCTCGCGGCCACGCTCGACGAGCTGCTGATGGCGGCCGAGTACGTGCTCAAGGAGGGCAACCCCAACGTCATCCTCTGCGAGCGCGGCATCCGCACCTTCGAGTCCAGCTACCGCTTCACGCTCGACCTCATGGCGGTGCCGGTGCTCAAGGAGCTCACGCACCTGCCGGTGATCGTCGACCCGAGCCACGCCGCGGGGCGCCGTTCGCTCGTCGAACCGCTGTCGCTCGCGGCGGCTGCCGCCGGGGCGGACGGTCTCATCGTCGAGGTCCACCCGTGCCCCGACGAAGCCGTCTGCGACGGCCCCCAGCAGCTGCGCACCGAGGGTTTCGCCGACTATCTGCGCCGCGTCGAGCAGGCGGCCGAGCTCGCCGGCAAGACGATCCAGGCGGGCGTGTAG
- the hisC gene encoding histidinol-phosphate transaminase, which yields MTIEFNRRLEAIPYYPAADAYGDGRDLVLLASNETPFAPPPAVREAIADRLATLNRYPDPDKSELRRRIAARCGVPSEMIVVGNGSCEILLGAAQALLEPGAEVVFAWPSFSVYPQLAALTGAREIRVPLDSDDRHDLDALAREVTAATRLVLVCNPNNPTGTALPLDAIDELAAALPRHVCLLVDEAYVEFSTLQDPDESLELVRRYPNVVLLRTFSKVYGLCGLRCGYAIGPESFRIACEKVRQPFTVNTLAQAAAAVAIDLQDEVERRVERTAVEREHVVGELRARGLRVADSQANFCWVELGGRDDRAICDELARRGVIVRAGSALGGPGHLRVTFGTRAENDRFLAALDAALAAGGGDRADRPVSRNR from the coding sequence GTGACGATCGAGTTCAACCGCCGTCTGGAAGCGATTCCCTACTACCCGGCCGCCGACGCCTACGGCGACGGTCGCGATCTCGTACTGCTGGCCTCCAACGAGACACCGTTCGCACCGCCGCCAGCGGTACGCGAAGCGATCGCCGACCGGCTCGCAACGCTAAACCGCTACCCCGACCCCGACAAGAGCGAGCTCCGCCGGCGAATCGCTGCTCGCTGCGGCGTGCCGAGCGAGATGATCGTCGTCGGCAACGGCTCGTGCGAGATCCTGCTCGGCGCCGCGCAGGCGCTCCTCGAGCCGGGTGCCGAGGTGGTGTTCGCCTGGCCGTCGTTTTCCGTCTACCCCCAGCTCGCTGCGCTCACCGGCGCGCGCGAGATCCGCGTGCCGCTCGACAGCGACGACCGCCACGACCTCGACGCGCTCGCCCGCGAGGTGACCGCCGCCACGCGCCTGGTTTTGGTTTGCAACCCCAACAATCCCACCGGCACCGCGCTGCCGCTCGACGCGATCGACGAGCTCGCCGCTGCGCTGCCGCGCCACGTCTGTTTGCTTGTCGACGAGGCTTACGTCGAGTTCTCGACGCTGCAGGATCCTGACGAGTCGCTCGAGCTGGTCCGCCGCTACCCGAACGTAGTGCTGTTGCGGACCTTCTCGAAGGTCTACGGCCTTTGCGGCCTGCGCTGCGGCTACGCGATCGGGCCCGAGAGCTTCCGCATCGCCTGCGAGAAGGTGCGCCAGCCGTTCACCGTGAACACGTTGGCGCAAGCGGCCGCGGCGGTGGCGATCGACCTCCAGGACGAGGTCGAGCGCCGCGTCGAGCGCACAGCCGTGGAGCGCGAGCACGTCGTCGGGGAACTGCGCGCGCGCGGCCTGCGCGTCGCCGACAGCCAGGCCAACTTCTGTTGGGTCGAGCTCGGCGGTCGCGATGACCGCGCTATCTGCGACGAACTGGCGCGCCGCGGGGTGATCGTTCGCGCCGGCAGCGCGCTCGGCGGCCCTGGCCACCTGCGCGTCACGTTCGGCACGCGCGCCGAGAACGACCGCTTCCTCGCCGCGCTTGACGCGGCGCTCGCTGCTGGCGGCGGTGATCGTGCAGATCGCCCGGTGTCGCGAAACCGCTAG
- the aroH gene encoding chorismate mutase, which produces MRLSALRGATTATENTSEAILDATEELMRELLARNDLAPDDLVSCIFTVTPDLDAEFPAVAARRLGLDRVPLLCAQEIGVPGSLPRTVRVLVHCYLRPGTEPRHVYLREAASLRSDLSAAQ; this is translated from the coding sequence GTGCGGCTAAGTGCGCTGCGCGGGGCGACCACCGCGACCGAGAACACGAGCGAAGCGATCCTCGACGCGACCGAGGAGCTGATGCGCGAGCTGCTCGCGCGCAACGATCTCGCCCCCGACGATCTCGTCAGCTGCATCTTCACGGTCACGCCCGACCTCGACGCCGAGTTCCCGGCGGTCGCCGCCCGCCGTCTGGGGCTCGACCGCGTTCCGCTTCTTTGTGCGCAAGAGATCGGCGTGCCCGGGTCGCTGCCGCGGACCGTGCGTGTTCTCGTGCACTGCTACTTGCGGCCGGGCACCGAGCCCCGGCACGTCTACCTGCGCGAGGCCGCGTCGTTGCGAAGCGATCTCAGCGCCGCCCAGTAG
- the metK gene encoding methionine adenosyltransferase — protein MRLSENEFLFTSESVTEGHPDKIADQISDSVLDAVLAEDPDGRVACETLVNTGLVIISGEITTDAHIDFVEIARERIREIGYTDAAFGFDCHTCSVLCAIDKQSPDIAQGVNKALEARKGEADEFDIAGAGDQGMMFGYATRETPELMPLPIQLAHTLARRLAEVRKDGTLDYLRPDGKTQVTVRYVDERPVEIVKLLISTQHAEGKDAERDIKPDLWEHVVLPVLGERYGDMFDEAQLKRSFLVNPTGKFEIGGPMGDCGLTGRKIIVDTYGGMARHGGGAFSGKDPSKVDRSAAYAARYVAKNVVAAGLADRCEVQVAYAIGVARPVSLMVETFGTERVPKARILELIDENFDLRPLAIRKHLDLHRPIYRKTAAYGHFGREEPEFTWERTDKAEALRTQAGLERDAAPASA, from the coding sequence ATGCGTCTGAGCGAAAACGAGTTCCTCTTCACCTCCGAGTCGGTCACCGAGGGGCATCCCGACAAGATCGCCGACCAGATCTCCGATTCGGTTCTCGACGCTGTCCTCGCCGAGGACCCGGACGGGCGCGTGGCGTGCGAGACGCTCGTCAACACCGGCCTTGTGATCATCTCGGGCGAGATCACCACCGACGCCCACATCGACTTCGTCGAGATCGCGCGCGAACGGATCCGCGAGATCGGCTACACCGACGCCGCCTTCGGCTTCGACTGCCACACCTGCTCGGTGCTGTGCGCAATCGACAAGCAGTCGCCTGACATCGCGCAGGGGGTGAACAAGGCGCTCGAGGCGCGCAAGGGCGAGGCCGACGAGTTCGACATCGCCGGCGCCGGCGACCAGGGGATGATGTTCGGCTACGCCACGCGCGAAACACCCGAGCTGATGCCGCTGCCGATCCAGCTCGCGCACACGCTGGCGCGCCGGCTGGCCGAGGTGCGCAAGGACGGCACGCTCGACTACCTGCGTCCCGACGGCAAGACACAGGTGACCGTGCGCTACGTCGACGAGCGGCCGGTCGAGATCGTCAAGCTGCTGATCTCGACGCAGCATGCCGAGGGCAAGGACGCCGAGCGCGACATCAAGCCCGATCTGTGGGAGCACGTGGTGCTGCCGGTGCTCGGCGAGCGCTACGGCGACATGTTCGACGAGGCACAGCTCAAGCGCAGCTTCCTCGTCAACCCCACCGGCAAGTTCGAGATCGGCGGCCCGATGGGCGACTGCGGACTGACCGGCCGCAAGATCATCGTCGACACCTACGGCGGCATGGCTCGCCACGGCGGCGGTGCCTTCTCGGGCAAGGACCCCTCGAAGGTCGACCGTTCGGCTGCCTACGCGGCGCGCTACGTCGCTAAGAACGTCGTCGCCGCGGGGCTAGCTGATCGGTGCGAAGTGCAGGTCGCCTACGCGATTGGGGTCGCCCGTCCGGTTTCGCTGATGGTCGAGACGTTCGGGACCGAGCGCGTGCCGAAGGCACGGATCCTCGAGCTGATCGACGAGAACTTCGACTTGCGGCCGCTCGCGATCCGCAAGCACCTCGACCTGCACCGCCCGATCTACCGCAAAACGGCAGCGTACGGGCACTTCGGTCGCGAGGAGCCGGAGTTCACCTGGGAGCGCACCGACAAGGCCGAGGCGCTGCGCACCCAGGCTGGGCTCGAGCGCGACGCAGCGCCGGCGAGCGCCTAG
- the aroA gene encoding 3-phosphoshikimate 1-carboxyvinyltransferase — translation MAERRFEPSGPVRGEYVPPADKSISHRAALLAAMCDEPVAIRNYLDAADTRSTLEALERLGAGVERRDGELLVRGVGLRGALETTGGLLDVGNSGTLMRMLPGWLAGQPGRSWRIDGDESIRRRPVDRIARPLAAMGAEIEMRAGRFPPFMVTGGRLHGIRYELPIASAQVKSCVLIAGLLAEGATEVVEPVPSRDHTERFLARAGVPFTKDGHALRVCPVDELELETVEVPGDPSSAAFMVAAAILVPGSRLVVRGVGLNWTRCGFFAIAERMGAVLVGEREAAGAFAADEPIGELDVAAGPLEGTTVGPDEVPLAIDELPLVALLGAFAEGETVVRGAGELRVKESDRIAAVCSNLRALGADIEELPDGFVVRGSGAPLRGGVVDAHGDHRLAMLGAVAGLASREGVVVRGIEAAAVSYPDFVADLASLCGR, via the coding sequence ATGGCGGAACGCAGATTCGAACCGAGCGGCCCGGTGCGCGGCGAGTACGTGCCGCCCGCCGACAAGTCGATCTCGCACCGCGCCGCCCTGCTGGCGGCGATGTGCGACGAGCCGGTGGCGATCCGCAACTACCTCGACGCTGCCGACACCCGCTCGACCCTCGAGGCGCTCGAGCGCTTGGGGGCGGGGGTCGAGCGGCGCGATGGCGAGCTCCTTGTGCGCGGCGTCGGTCTACGCGGGGCGCTCGAAACCACCGGGGGGCTGCTTGACGTCGGCAACTCGGGCACGTTGATGCGCATGCTGCCCGGATGGCTGGCCGGCCAGCCGGGGCGCAGTTGGCGTATCGACGGGGACGAGTCGATCCGTCGTCGGCCCGTCGACCGCATAGCGCGTCCGCTCGCTGCGATGGGGGCCGAGATCGAGATGCGCGCCGGCCGCTTCCCCCCGTTCATGGTCACAGGCGGCCGACTGCACGGCATCCGCTACGAGCTACCGATCGCGAGCGCCCAGGTGAAGTCGTGCGTGCTGATCGCCGGTCTGCTGGCGGAGGGTGCCACCGAGGTCGTCGAGCCGGTGCCGAGCCGCGACCACACCGAGCGCTTTCTCGCCCGCGCCGGCGTGCCGTTCACGAAAGACGGACACGCCTTGCGGGTGTGCCCGGTCGACGAGCTCGAGCTCGAAACGGTGGAGGTCCCGGGCGATCCTTCCTCGGCGGCGTTCATGGTGGCGGCCGCGATCCTCGTGCCCGGGTCGCGGCTCGTGGTGCGCGGTGTTGGGCTCAACTGGACGCGCTGCGGTTTCTTCGCGATCGCCGAGCGGATGGGGGCGGTGCTGGTCGGCGAGCGTGAAGCGGCCGGGGCGTTCGCCGCCGACGAGCCGATCGGCGAGCTTGACGTGGCGGCAGGGCCGCTGGAAGGCACCACGGTCGGTCCCGACGAGGTGCCGCTGGCGATCGACGAGCTGCCGCTCGTCGCGCTCCTGGGAGCTTTTGCGGAGGGGGAGACGGTCGTGCGTGGCGCTGGCGAGCTGCGCGTCAAGGAGTCCGACCGCATCGCCGCTGTTTGCAGCAACCTGCGCGCGCTCGGGGCGGACATCGAGGAGCTCCCCGACGGCTTCGTGGTGCGCGGCAGCGGCGCGCCGCTGCGCGGCGGGGTGGTCGACGCCCACGGCGACCACCGCTTGGCGATGCTCGGGGCGGTCGCGGGGCTCGCCTCCCGCGAAGGCGTGGTGGTGCGGGGGATCGAGGCCGCTGCCGTCTCCTACCCGGACTTCGTCGCCGACCTCGCATCTCTGTGCGGGCGCTAG
- a CDS encoding prephenate dehydrogenase/arogenate dehydrogenase family protein, translated as MRIAVLGVGLIGGSIALAARQRVPDATVVGWDPAPDALARARERGALDEAAPSLAEALAGAGACFLCAPVGQLADLAAAALAAAPRDCVVSDVGSAKAPLARASRDERFIGGHPLAGAETAGVEHARGDLFDGAVWYLTPTPHSSGILYERLHRLIVTFGARPVAIDADRHDRLVAAVSHLPHVLANVLAVNAACAAEREREPVPPLAPSLRDATRVAGANSDIWTDIYLANRDAIADEVERVRAALGEVVAALRRGDPGWVRDWNERARAARRTLVERDLAEGPLHELAFVVPNRPGVVAQVALGLSRAGVNIADLALAPAADMRSGAITVWVAGDEQADRAREVIEGLGFAVAER; from the coding sequence GTGCGGATCGCGGTTCTCGGCGTCGGCCTGATCGGCGGTTCGATCGCGCTCGCCGCGCGCCAGCGTGTTCCCGACGCCACGGTCGTCGGTTGGGATCCCGCTCCCGACGCGCTCGCCCGGGCGCGCGAACGGGGGGCGCTCGACGAGGCCGCGCCGTCGCTCGCCGAGGCGCTAGCAGGCGCCGGGGCGTGCTTTCTTTGTGCGCCGGTGGGGCAGCTCGCCGACCTCGCCGCAGCGGCGCTCGCGGCGGCGCCGCGCGACTGCGTGGTGAGCGACGTCGGGTCGGCGAAGGCGCCGCTCGCTCGCGCCAGCCGCGACGAGCGGTTCATCGGCGGCCATCCGCTGGCGGGCGCAGAGACAGCCGGCGTGGAGCACGCACGCGGCGACCTGTTCGACGGCGCCGTCTGGTACCTTACGCCGACCCCCCACAGCTCGGGCATCCTCTACGAGCGGTTGCACCGGCTGATCGTCACGTTCGGTGCGCGGCCAGTGGCGATCGACGCCGACCGCCACGATCGCCTGGTCGCGGCGGTCAGTCATCTTCCGCACGTGCTAGCCAACGTGCTCGCGGTGAACGCCGCTTGCGCTGCCGAGCGCGAGCGCGAGCCGGTGCCGCCGCTAGCGCCGAGCTTGCGCGACGCCACCCGTGTCGCGGGCGCCAACAGCGACATCTGGACCGACATCTACCTCGCCAACCGCGACGCGATCGCCGACGAGGTCGAGCGTGTACGCGCCGCGCTCGGCGAGGTGGTGGCGGCGCTGCGGCGCGGCGATCCGGGCTGGGTGCGCGACTGGAACGAGCGGGCGCGCGCGGCTCGCCGCACGCTCGTCGAGCGCGACCTCGCCGAGGGGCCGCTGCACGAGCTCGCGTTCGTGGTTCCGAACCGGCCCGGCGTGGTGGCGCAGGTGGCTCTCGGGTTGAGCCGGGCGGGCGTAAACATCGCCGACCTCGCGCTGGCGCCCGCGGCCGACATGCGCTCCGGTGCGATCACGGTGTGGGTGGCCGGCGACGAGCAGGCCGACCGGGCGCGCGAGGTGATCGAAGGTCTCGGCTTCGCGGTGGCGGAGCGCTGA